Proteins encoded by one window of Manis pentadactyla isolate mManPen7 chromosome X, mManPen7.hap1, whole genome shotgun sequence:
- the SYP gene encoding synaptophysin, translating into MLLLADMDVVNQLVAGGQFRVVKEPLGFVKVLQWVFAIFAFATCGSYSGELQLSVECANKTDSDLNIEVEFEYPFRLHQVYFDAPTCRGGTTKVFLVGDYSSSAEFFVTVAVFAFLYSMGALATYIFLQNKYRENNKGPMLDFLATAVFAFMWLVSSSAWAKGLSDVKMATDPENIIKEMSACRQTGNTCKELRDPVMSGLNTSVVFGFLNLVLWVGNLWFVFKETGWAAPFLRAPPGAPEKQPAPGDAYGEAGYGQGPGGYGPQDSYGPQGGYQPDYGQPASGGGGSSSSNYGPQGDYGQQGYGPQGAPTSFSNQM; encoded by the exons ATGCTGCTGCTGGCCGACATGGACGTGGTAAATCAG CTTGTGGCCGGGGGTCAGTTCCGGGTGGTCAAGGAGCCTCTGGGCTTCGTGAAGGTGCTGCAATGG GTCTTTGCCATCTTCGCCTTTGCCACATGCGGCAGTTACAGTGGGGAGCTCCAGCTGAGTGTGGAGTGTGCCAACAAGACTGACAGTGACCTCAACATCGAGGTTGAATTCGAGTACCCCTTCAG GCTGCACCAAGTGTACTTTGATGCACCCACCTGCCGAGGGGGCACTACCAAAGTATTCCTAGTGGGGGACTATTCCTCATCGGCTGAATTTTTTGTCACGGTGGCTGTGTTTGCCTTCCTGTACTCCATGGGGGCCTTAGCCACCTACATCTTCCTGCAAAACAAGTACCGAGAGAACAACAAAGGGCCCATGCTG GACTTCCTGGCCACAGCAGTGTTTGCCTTCATGTGGCTAGTTAGTTCATCAGCTTGGGCCAAGGGGCTGTCAGATGTAAAGATGGCCACAGATCCAGAGAACATTATCAAGGAGATGTCTGCCTGCCGCCAGACAGGGAATACATGCAAGGAGCTAAGGGACCCTGTGATGTCTGGCCTCAACACCTCTGTG GTGTTCGGCTTTCTGAACTTGGTGCTGTGGGTCGGCAATCTGTGGTTCGTGTTCAAGGAGACAGGCTGGGCAGCCCCATTCCTGCGCGCACCTCCCGGCGCCCCCGAGAAGCAACCGGCGCCCGGGGACGCCTACGGCGAGGCGGGCTATGGGCAGGGCCCGGGTGGGTACGGGCCCCAGGACTCCTACGGGCCCCAGGGTGGCTACCAGCCCGACTACGGGCAGCCTgccagcggcggcggcggcagtaGCAGCAGCAACTACGGGCCTCAAGGCGACTACGGGCAGCAAGGCTACGGCCCTCAGGGTGCGCCCACCTCCTTCTCCAATCAGATGTAG